One region of Bacteroidota bacterium genomic DNA includes:
- a CDS encoding PKD domain-containing protein, whose protein sequence is MSSLQRKIYLVFVSLLFASIASFAQVTANFNADILQDCPPAIVQFTSTSTGNPTTYLWDFGDGTGGSVLQNPNHSFATSGLYTVTLTVSNGTTSDTEIKTDYIRVFVPPTASYSVTNDSICSGTSITFTNTSIPGDGAINQFSWTFNDGTPQVTGVSTVDHIFTNGGSTYQTYYPVLAINDANGCNGSYNEDTIWVFPQPVADFFVNQITSCSAPATISFTNTSSNTSLYTWDFGDPASGVDNASTLANPSHTYNSTGTYNIVLTSGVPGCNDTHNQSVTIAQPVANFTISDTVVCMNDTIFFTNTGSTGVYNWNFGDPSSGVNNSSGQSDPSHVFSGPGTFQVSLTISIGSCTDVITQSVRVRVPPQVAFISPDHQACDTPFTVSFNDTISGHTAWSWVFGDPSSGALDSSSVQNPSHTYHNFGYYSVNLTVVDGFGCRNSALFSNYVAIVKPVIDFSQPDSGCVGSTFTFNASVNSPADPTITDYTWVFTDGTGPHSSGSSPTIQHTFNAVGIFPVTLTITTSSGCTETLTKTAYIKIGTKPNANFSATPQVICFKDNVQFTDLSAPPPITGWRWNFGDGGSSILQNPNHQYNIDTSGTADPFDVTLIAYYNGCPDTIVLTDLITVNGPIPDFAPVYNCANPYSVTFNNLSGGATSYSWDFGDGSAASTQTNPSHTYPSNTNYTVVLTATSSVSGCVVDSVHVVQIRAPLAVAASNTIEACHPSTIQFTGTGSTDYNTQVWTFGEGIAGVQDTSLLINSPHYYNNAGYYTATLTITDIHNCVSVDTQRVHIIGPTAYFKASPFTGCAPLNVVFTDTSDTEGSAIVKWIWNYGSSVDTTLTGTANHPYPTPGNYSVTLTVIDANGCTNSTTAFNYIQPTQPDPTFTTTADTLCRNAPISFNASPGTYVANPVTYSWNFGDGNTSSSTNNTETHSYTDNGSYSVLLIATDNNNCVDSIRKDIFVYTTPASFHWTLQDTCVETNGIKQAQIYAVFTSDSNNYMGTYSWDLEYTQNLNTNLSSYVNYYSVPAGSYDVALTVTNRFGCVDSVRQPDLVVVPGPTGSFTAIPDSGCRPLTVTFNGVASNSNLYAWDFGDGTVIPSTSEDTVTHTYNSVDNFIPRLYLGFTMPISGNFCYVQVPYSDSIQVTTIVNVDILEDTIIVRDEEFDTLHVQTIGPGGLTYTYSWNPASLVNPDPLSSTTFYATTTGTTQLYTVEAGYGNGCSSSDSVLVIYRTCEALLKIPNVFTPNDDHRNDTYHIDSLCTFEGFYFKIYNRWGKIVFESNDPDFAWDGLDTDGTECSEGTYYYVMLTRRNELHGFIQLIRE, encoded by the coding sequence ATGTCCTCACTTCAAAGGAAGATTTATTTAGTATTTGTCAGTCTGCTTTTCGCCTCTATTGCATCTTTTGCACAGGTTACGGCTAATTTCAATGCCGACATTCTTCAGGATTGTCCTCCTGCAATTGTGCAATTTACCAGCACTTCCACAGGTAATCCTACCACCTATTTATGGGATTTCGGAGATGGAACCGGTGGTTCTGTATTACAAAACCCGAATCACTCCTTTGCTACTTCCGGCTTATATACGGTAACACTCACTGTTTCGAATGGCACTACCTCAGATACTGAAATAAAGACTGATTATATCCGGGTATTCGTTCCGCCTACAGCATCTTATTCGGTAACCAATGATTCCATTTGTTCCGGAACGTCGATTACTTTTACAAATACTTCTATACCCGGAGACGGGGCTATTAACCAATTCAGCTGGACCTTTAATGACGGTACGCCTCAGGTCACGGGTGTGAGTACTGTCGATCATATCTTTACCAATGGAGGTAGTACTTACCAAACCTATTATCCTGTTCTTGCGATCAATGATGCAAACGGATGCAATGGCAGTTATAACGAAGACACAATATGGGTCTTCCCTCAACCTGTAGCTGATTTCTTTGTCAACCAAATTACTTCCTGCTCCGCTCCCGCTACGATCAGCTTTACAAACACTTCGTCGAATACAAGTTTGTATACCTGGGATTTTGGAGACCCGGCGAGTGGAGTCGACAATGCTTCAACTTTAGCGAATCCTTCTCACACATACAATTCAACCGGAACTTATAACATTGTACTTACCTCGGGAGTCCCTGGTTGTAACGATACACACAACCAATCAGTCACTATTGCTCAACCGGTGGCAAATTTTACCATATCCGATACTGTCGTTTGCATGAACGATACAATCTTCTTTACCAATACCGGTTCAACAGGTGTGTATAACTGGAATTTCGGAGATCCTTCGAGCGGAGTGAATAATTCATCCGGACAAAGCGACCCTTCTCATGTGTTCAGCGGACCGGGAACATTTCAGGTGAGTCTGACAATTTCAATTGGTTCCTGCACAGATGTGATTACACAATCCGTTCGTGTAAGGGTTCCACCGCAAGTCGCTTTCATTTCTCCTGATCATCAGGCATGTGATACTCCTTTCACGGTCTCTTTCAATGATACAATTTCCGGACATACTGCATGGTCCTGGGTATTCGGAGATCCCTCCAGCGGTGCATTGGACTCTTCCTCTGTCCAAAATCCTTCACACACGTATCATAATTTTGGTTACTACAGCGTGAACCTGACCGTCGTCGATGGCTTTGGTTGTCGCAACAGTGCCCTGTTTTCAAATTACGTTGCAATTGTAAAACCAGTAATTGATTTTAGCCAACCTGATAGTGGTTGTGTAGGTTCTACATTTACATTCAACGCGAGTGTAAATTCTCCGGCGGATCCGACCATCACCGATTATACATGGGTCTTTACAGACGGCACCGGACCCCATTCTTCCGGTAGCAGTCCAACCATTCAGCACACCTTTAATGCGGTTGGAATTTTTCCTGTTACCCTGACAATTACGACTTCATCAGGATGTACTGAAACACTTACCAAAACCGCTTACATTAAAATTGGAACAAAACCGAATGCTAATTTCAGCGCGACTCCTCAGGTAATTTGTTTCAAAGACAATGTTCAATTTACCGATCTCTCTGCTCCACCGCCAATTACCGGATGGAGATGGAATTTTGGAGACGGTGGTTCCAGTATTTTGCAAAACCCGAATCATCAGTACAATATCGATACTTCCGGTACTGCTGATCCTTTCGACGTAACTCTAATCGCTTATTACAATGGTTGCCCTGATACCATTGTCTTAACAGATCTCATTACCGTAAATGGTCCTATTCCGGATTTTGCACCTGTGTACAATTGTGCTAATCCATATTCTGTTACTTTCAATAATCTGAGTGGAGGTGCTACCAGTTACAGTTGGGATTTTGGTGATGGTTCCGCTGCTTCAACGCAAACTAATCCTTCACACACTTATCCTTCCAACACAAATTACACCGTGGTACTGACCGCTACCAGTTCTGTCTCAGGTTGCGTTGTTGATTCAGTTCATGTTGTTCAGATTCGTGCTCCATTGGCCGTTGCCGCTTCGAATACAATCGAAGCCTGTCACCCTTCCACCATTCAATTCACAGGCACCGGTTCAACTGATTACAATACTCAGGTCTGGACCTTCGGTGAAGGAATTGCAGGTGTACAGGATACATCCTTACTAATTAATTCACCACACTATTATAACAATGCCGGGTACTATACAGCAACGCTCACAATCACTGACATCCACAATTGCGTGAGTGTAGATACTCAACGGGTGCACATCATTGGCCCTACCGCCTATTTCAAGGCTTCTCCTTTCACAGGTTGTGCACCTTTAAACGTAGTATTTACGGATACATCAGACACTGAAGGCAGCGCTATTGTAAAATGGATTTGGAATTACGGCAGCTCAGTGGATACAACCTTAACCGGAACGGCTAATCACCCATATCCAACACCCGGAAATTATTCTGTGACACTGACTGTCATTGATGCAAATGGATGTACAAATTCAACTACAGCTTTCAATTATATCCAGCCTACTCAGCCTGATCCTACATTTACTACCACCGCGGATACCCTCTGTAGAAATGCGCCAATCAGTTTTAATGCTTCACCCGGAACCTATGTAGCTAATCCGGTGACTTATTCCTGGAATTTCGGTGATGGAAACACCTCTTCGTCCACAAATAATACTGAAACGCACAGCTACACCGACAATGGAAGTTATTCTGTTTTATTAATCGCGACCGACAATAACAATTGCGTAGATTCTATTCGTAAAGACATATTTGTTTATACCACTCCCGCGAGTTTCCATTGGACTTTGCAGGATACCTGTGTGGAAACTAACGGTATCAAACAAGCACAGATTTACGCAGTGTTTACTTCCGACTCCAACAATTACATGGGTACGTATTCATGGGATCTGGAATACACACAAAATTTAAATACCAACCTTTCATCCTATGTAAATTACTATTCTGTTCCGGCAGGATCGTATGATGTAGCACTCACTGTTACAAACCGTTTCGGCTGTGTGGATTCTGTTCGCCAACCTGACCTCGTTGTTGTTCCTGGCCCTACAGGATCATTTACTGCCATTCCTGATTCGGGTTGTCGTCCACTGACTGTCACCTTTAACGGAGTGGCCAGTAATTCAAATTTATATGCATGGGATTTTGGTGATGGAACTGTAATTCCGAGTACGTCTGAGGACACTGTTACTCATACTTACAACAGTGTAGATAATTTTATCCCTCGCCTCTATCTCGGCTTTACCATGCCGATCAGTGGTAATTTCTGTTATGTTCAGGTTCCATATTCCGATTCAATACAGGTGACAACAATTGTGAATGTTGACATTCTTGAAGATACCATCATTGTGCGTGATGAAGAATTCGACACTTTACATGTACAAACCATTGGTCCCGGTGGTTTGACCTATACTTATTCATGGAATCCTGCCTCACTGGTAAACCCTGATCCGTTGAGCAGTACAACTTTCTACGCTACAACAACAGGTACTACTCAACTTTACACTGTTGAAGCCGGATATGGAAACGGTTGTTCCAGTTCGGATTCAGTATTGGTGATATACAGAACCTGTGAAGCCCTTCTGAAAATTCCGAATGTCTTTACACCAAATGATGACCACAGAAACGACACCTATCACATCGATTCATTGTGCACATTCGAAGGTTTCTATTTCAAAATCTACAATCGTTGGGGTAAAATAGTTTTTGAATCCAACGATCCTGATTTTGCCTGGGATGGCTTGGATACAGACGGAACAGAATGTTCTGAAGGAACCTATTATTATGTCATGCTAACCAGAAGAAATGAATTGCACGGGTTTATTCAACTGATAAGAGAATAA
- the priA gene encoding primosomal protein N', translated as MSQYFTYKVPEELRHDISQGKRVIVPFGKQRIFAALIRNIRQSENEDLTALKSVQSILDEKAIVNEYQFELWAWMADYYLCQEGEVMNAALPPGLKLQSETKVVLNPAFELDILELEPLEQIIYESLLSKQEMSIEEVSQVLKKKTVHALLKKMLEKGMIILSEEIEERYKPKKETRIRLSPAYEIDSELHTLFQEYEQDKRKGKQLETLMVFLKLLYQKDEKDFVRKQDLLKEENISSSALHTLIRNNILKEWDVRVDRIPVATGEHVDTYSLSEAQQKALKDIKNAYEQKNVALLHGVTSSGKTEVYIHLIEETIKSGKQVLYLLPEIALTTQIITRLRRHFGDRVGVYHSRYSSNERIEVWNQVNRFSEENAEGSYFKSQIVLGARSALFLPYSKLGLVIVDEEHDSSYKQNDPAPRYHGRDTAIVLAKIHGAKVLLGSATPSLESYYNALAGRYALVDLKQRFGGVHMPEIVVADVKEATRKKIMKSHFTPELIQSIDLALKNKEQVILFQNRRGFSPYLECRQCNWIPNCKNCSVTLTYHKQSHQLKCHYCGYGQTVPASCMQCGDHHLEVKGFGTEKIEEEIAIFFPSASIARMDLDATRSKQSFHRIITDFEERRIDILVGTQMVTKGLDFDNVSTVGIINADQLLNFPDFRSHERSFQLMAQVSGRSGRKQKQGRVIIQTQQPNHWVIRDVVKNDYEAFYKRDLFERHKFNYPPHTRLIEIIIRHKDSDVVQDAAGVFATMLRNKLGQRVIGPHIPLISRIRNLYHRVVIIKIEREVSSKDAKNKIRECMSAFYANRDNHPVQMHVDVDPM; from the coding sequence GTGTCACAGTATTTTACTTATAAAGTTCCGGAGGAATTAAGGCATGACATTTCTCAGGGAAAACGTGTCATAGTCCCTTTCGGCAAACAAAGGATTTTCGCGGCTCTCATTAGGAACATCAGGCAATCCGAAAATGAGGACCTCACTGCCCTGAAGTCGGTTCAGAGTATCCTGGATGAGAAAGCCATTGTAAATGAATATCAGTTTGAACTTTGGGCATGGATGGCTGATTATTATTTGTGCCAGGAAGGAGAGGTCATGAATGCAGCACTTCCACCGGGTTTGAAACTGCAAAGTGAAACTAAAGTCGTCCTGAATCCGGCATTCGAACTGGATATCCTGGAATTGGAACCTTTGGAACAAATTATTTATGAATCCTTGTTGAGCAAACAAGAAATGAGTATTGAAGAGGTTTCCCAGGTGCTGAAGAAAAAAACGGTTCATGCTCTTTTGAAAAAAATGCTGGAAAAGGGGATGATCATTTTATCGGAAGAAATCGAAGAAAGATATAAGCCGAAAAAGGAGACCAGGATTCGTTTAAGTCCTGCTTATGAAATCGATTCTGAATTGCATACTTTATTTCAGGAATACGAACAGGATAAACGAAAAGGAAAGCAGCTGGAAACACTGATGGTATTTCTAAAACTTCTTTATCAAAAAGATGAAAAAGATTTTGTGAGGAAGCAAGACCTTCTTAAGGAGGAAAATATTTCATCTTCCGCATTGCATACTCTGATCAGGAATAACATTTTAAAAGAATGGGATGTCAGGGTTGATCGAATTCCGGTTGCAACCGGTGAGCATGTGGATACATATTCGCTTAGTGAGGCTCAGCAAAAGGCATTGAAGGATATCAAAAATGCCTACGAACAAAAAAATGTAGCCCTTTTACACGGAGTTACTTCCAGTGGTAAAACAGAAGTTTATATTCACCTTATTGAAGAAACGATAAAATCAGGGAAACAGGTTTTGTATCTGTTACCGGAAATCGCTTTGACAACACAGATTATCACCAGGCTTCGGCGTCACTTTGGTGACAGAGTAGGAGTTTATCATTCCCGTTATAGCAGTAATGAAAGAATTGAAGTATGGAACCAGGTGAACAGATTTTCTGAAGAAAATGCTGAAGGATCTTATTTTAAATCTCAGATTGTTCTTGGTGCCCGTTCTGCATTATTTCTTCCTTACAGCAAATTAGGACTTGTGATTGTGGATGAAGAACATGATTCTTCATACAAACAAAATGATCCTGCTCCCAGATATCATGGGAGAGATACCGCTATCGTACTGGCGAAAATTCATGGCGCCAAAGTATTGCTTGGTTCTGCAACACCTTCTCTGGAGAGCTATTACAATGCTCTTGCCGGGAGATATGCCTTGGTAGATCTGAAGCAACGATTCGGTGGCGTTCACATGCCTGAAATTGTCGTCGCGGATGTAAAAGAAGCGACTCGTAAGAAGATCATGAAATCTCATTTCACACCTGAATTGATTCAGTCGATTGATCTTGCTTTGAAAAACAAAGAACAGGTTATCCTGTTTCAAAACAGGCGTGGATTTTCTCCTTACCTCGAATGCAGACAATGCAACTGGATTCCAAATTGCAAAAATTGTTCCGTGACATTGACCTATCACAAACAAAGTCATCAGTTAAAATGTCATTATTGCGGATATGGACAAACCGTTCCTGCATCGTGTATGCAATGTGGTGATCATCATCTTGAAGTAAAAGGATTCGGAACAGAGAAAATAGAAGAGGAGATTGCCATCTTTTTCCCTTCTGCCAGCATTGCTCGTATGGATTTGGATGCCACACGTTCAAAACAATCCTTTCATAGAATTATTACCGATTTCGAAGAACGGAGAATTGATATTCTGGTGGGTACACAGATGGTCACCAAAGGACTGGATTTTGATAATGTGAGTACTGTTGGGATTATCAATGCCGATCAGTTACTAAATTTCCCTGATTTCCGTTCCCATGAGAGAAGCTTCCAACTAATGGCCCAGGTGAGTGGGCGTTCCGGAAGGAAGCAAAAACAGGGAAGGGTGATTATTCAGACTCAGCAACCGAACCATTGGGTAATTCGTGATGTTGTAAAAAATGATTATGAAGCTTTTTACAAACGTGATTTATTTGAAAGACATAAATTCAATTATCCTCCGCATACACGTTTGATCGAGATAATAATACGTCACAAGGATTCTGATGTGGTTCAGGATGCGGCAGGAGTTTTTGCCACAATGTTGAGGAACAAACTTGGCCAGCGGGTAATTGGCCCTCACATTCCGCTGATTTCAAGAATACGGAATCTTTACCACCGTGTTGTCATCATTAAAATAGAACGCGAAGTTTCCTCCAAAGACGCGAAAAATAAAATTCGTGAATGCATGTCTGCTTTTTATGCAAATCGTGACAATCATCCGGTGCAGATGCATGTGGATGTAGATCCGATGTGA
- a CDS encoding serine hydrolase, translated as MTKPVILVDVGNEEQSFDHLKAKLNQFFDQQKAAGVIQSASVMFRQQSDGKWFSINPSETYSPGSIMKVVTMICYLKAAESNPSILEKKILLMRHFGEIPEQTLTGNVLVPGNYYKVKDLIAQMIIYSDNDAAALLNRDVDFIAYQNILKDLELPIPGKAQMNYELTVKECSRLLRVLYNSSVLKPEASEYALQLLSQSGFKTGFSKYMDPSLKIARKFGERSFGEIQQLHETGIFYYHDRPYILTVMTKGLDNKVLPEVLAQVSRIVYESLNENSAMLN; from the coding sequence TTGACCAAACCCGTAATACTGGTGGATGTTGGGAATGAGGAACAGAGTTTTGACCACTTAAAGGCTAAGTTGAATCAGTTTTTTGACCAGCAAAAGGCAGCCGGAGTCATTCAAAGCGCTTCTGTAATGTTCCGGCAACAGTCTGATGGAAAATGGTTTAGCATAAATCCTTCTGAAACATATAGTCCGGGAAGTATCATGAAGGTGGTAACCATGATTTGTTATCTAAAAGCTGCTGAAAGCAATCCATCCATTTTGGAAAAAAAGATTCTTCTCATGCGTCATTTTGGTGAGATTCCCGAACAGACTTTAACCGGAAATGTATTGGTACCCGGCAATTATTATAAAGTAAAAGATCTCATCGCTCAAATGATCATTTATTCAGATAATGACGCAGCTGCATTATTGAACAGAGATGTTGATTTTATTGCATATCAAAACATTTTAAAGGATCTTGAATTGCCGATTCCTGGCAAGGCTCAGATGAATTATGAATTAACTGTAAAGGAATGTTCTCGCCTTCTCAGGGTTTTGTATAATTCCTCTGTCCTAAAGCCTGAAGCCTCAGAATACGCGCTTCAATTATTGTCACAAAGTGGATTTAAAACCGGCTTTTCAAAATACATGGATCCGTCATTAAAGATTGCACGGAAATTTGGGGAGCGTTCATTCGGCGAAATCCAGCAACTCCATGAAACCGGTATTTTTTATTATCACGACAGACCTTATATTTTAACTGTTATGACCAAAGGCCTTGACAACAAGGTCTTACCCGAAGTACTTGCCCAGGTCAGCAGAATCGTTTATGAAAGCCTGAATGAAAACAGTGCGATGCTGAATTAG
- a CDS encoding organic solvent tolerance protein OstA, whose amino-acid sequence MRKCSALFLLLFLNCFIFLLNPVFAQEPKKIELLNADVSEFDQSINAKATRLLGNVAFKHENAIMHCDSAYLYQDENRLEAFQNIRITQGDTLTLTGKRLLYDGNTRQAQVFENVVLSDQRMTLRTSRLDYDLGTDIAFYKDSANIVDGENTLTSRLGYYYSNTHDMYFREDVLLVNPKYRMEGDTLRYNTLDKSAYFLGPTWLHSAKNVIYCESGWYNTIKQTSSFHKNAYLQTETQLLRGDSVLYDRNSGIGRVFGNVSIEDTTNKIIIGGDYGEHHEVTDSSWVTGHALMSQIFTTDTLFLHADTLLAVGEKINGDTAASKRNMYAFHDVRLFKPDFQGSCDSLVYNFRDSTIRMFYQPVLWSGLNQLTADSVTLQTANSEITHIHLVNNSFITSRADSVSLEIPDSLKFNQIRGKRMTGFFEKNELVRINVEGNGQTIYYAKNKREQNFAVNRADCSDMIIFVDKSKVKTITLQNDPDGTMYPIHELATTELRLKGFSWLENKRPKSKADLFSAADRK is encoded by the coding sequence ATGAGAAAATGTTCTGCCCTTTTTCTTTTGCTTTTTTTGAATTGCTTCATATTTCTGCTGAATCCGGTATTTGCTCAGGAACCAAAAAAAATTGAGCTCCTGAATGCGGATGTCAGCGAATTTGATCAGAGCATCAATGCGAAAGCAACCCGTTTATTGGGAAATGTCGCCTTCAAACATGAAAACGCAATCATGCATTGCGACAGCGCATATCTCTACCAGGATGAAAACAGGCTGGAAGCTTTTCAGAATATCAGAATCACACAGGGGGATACATTGACATTAACAGGGAAAAGATTACTCTACGATGGCAACACACGACAAGCACAGGTATTTGAAAATGTCGTCCTGAGCGATCAACGTATGACCTTAAGGACTTCCCGCCTGGATTATGACCTCGGAACAGATATCGCCTTTTATAAAGACAGTGCAAATATTGTCGACGGCGAAAATACATTAACCAGCCGCCTTGGTTACTATTACAGCAATACCCACGATATGTATTTCCGTGAAGATGTATTGTTGGTGAATCCAAAATACAGAATGGAAGGCGATACACTTCGTTACAATACTCTTGATAAATCCGCCTACTTTCTTGGACCTACCTGGTTGCATTCAGCAAAAAATGTGATCTATTGTGAAAGTGGTTGGTACAATACTATCAAGCAGACATCTTCATTTCATAAAAACGCTTATCTGCAAACTGAAACACAACTGTTGCGTGGTGATTCTGTACTCTATGACAGAAACTCCGGAATCGGCCGCGTCTTTGGAAACGTTTCAATTGAAGATACAACAAATAAAATTATTATCGGTGGAGATTATGGTGAACATCACGAAGTCACTGACTCCTCCTGGGTCACAGGACATGCATTGATGTCGCAGATTTTTACAACAGATACTCTTTTTTTACATGCGGATACACTGCTTGCCGTTGGCGAAAAAATCAATGGAGATACGGCTGCATCTAAAAGAAACATGTACGCCTTCCACGATGTCAGACTTTTTAAACCTGATTTTCAGGGTTCCTGTGATTCACTAGTTTATAATTTCAGAGATTCAACAATCCGAATGTTTTATCAACCGGTGCTTTGGTCGGGACTTAACCAGTTGACTGCTGATTCTGTTACTCTCCAGACCGCTAATTCTGAAATTACGCATATTCATCTGGTGAATAATTCTTTTATTACTTCACGGGCTGACAGTGTCTCCCTGGAAATTCCGGACTCACTTAAATTCAATCAGATCAGAGGAAAACGGATGACTGGTTTTTTTGAAAAGAATGAGTTGGTTAGAATTAATGTAGAAGGAAATGGCCAGACGATCTATTACGCCAAGAATAAAAGAGAACAGAACTTCGCGGTAAACCGGGCAGATTGCAGTGACATGATCATTTTCGTGGATAAAAGCAAAGTGAAAACAATTACGCTGCAAAACGATCCGGATGGAACCATGTATCCAATTCATGAGCTTGCAACAACTGAACTTCGACTAAAAGGATTTTCCTGGCTTGAAAATAAGAGGCCAAAATCGAAAGCTGATCTTTTCTCTGCAGCGGACAGGAAATAA
- a CDS encoding AI-2E family transporter yields MAGIAIGIFGVAIIGTIDNIFRFIFQKKFADVHPIITIVGVISGLQLFGVSGIIFGPLLLSYFLILLKIFKEEYLTS; encoded by the coding sequence ATGGCAGGAATAGCAATAGGAATATTTGGTGTCGCGATCATCGGAACCATTGATAATATTTTCAGGTTTATTTTTCAGAAAAAATTCGCGGATGTACATCCGATTATCACCATTGTGGGAGTCATCAGCGGATTGCAATTGTTCGGTGTATCCGGGATCATTTTTGGCCCCTTACTGCTGTCATATTTTTTAATTCTCCTGAAAATATTCAAGGAAGAATATCTGACCAGCTGA
- a CDS encoding AI-2E family transporter, translated as MASDWIKKRFTHQFVLVALIITTALIGYTLRSFLDAILGAIILYVLFRPMMRKLLEKRKWKPWRAAMSIILLSLVLVMIPILVMSYMIIPKLSIFFNEGSITMKVLKDADISFQRMTGFQLMTTGNMAKLQSEAAGFITNFLGESMIILTNILLLFFFFYYMLINTGKLEKLIEDYLPFAQDKLARFSKELESQTFSNALGSPLLAIIQAGAAALGYWIFGLPDPLFWGVMTGFFSFFPVVGSMLIWLPAAIYQLSAGQTWQE; from the coding sequence ATGGCCTCAGATTGGATCAAGAAAAGATTTACGCATCAGTTTGTACTTGTTGCATTAATAATTACAACCGCTCTCATTGGGTATACACTTCGGTCATTTCTGGATGCCATTCTTGGAGCAATAATTCTCTATGTGTTGTTCCGTCCAATGATGCGCAAATTGTTGGAGAAACGAAAATGGAAACCCTGGCGTGCAGCGATGTCCATCATTTTACTTTCTCTTGTGCTGGTGATGATTCCGATTTTGGTTATGAGTTATATGATCATTCCGAAACTCTCGATTTTTTTTAATGAAGGATCTATCACCATGAAAGTTCTGAAAGATGCGGACATTAGTTTTCAGCGTATGACCGGATTTCAGCTGATGACCACTGGCAACATGGCTAAACTTCAGTCGGAAGCTGCAGGATTCATCACGAATTTTCTTGGGGAATCAATGATCATTCTGACCAATATTCTGCTTTTGTTTTTCTTTTTTTACTACATGCTCATCAATACGGGTAAGCTGGAAAAATTAATAGAGGATTACCTTCCTTTCGCCCAGGATAAGCTTGCACGATTTTCAAAAGAGCTGGAATCACAAACATTTTCGAATGCATTAGGATCGCCTTTACTTGCCATCATTCAGGCAGGGGCGGCAGCTCTCGGTTATTGGATATTCGGCTTACCTGATCCGTTGTTTTGGGGAGTAATGACAGGATTCTTTTCTTTTTTTCCGGTGGTAGGGTCCATGCTGATCTGGTTGCCTGCAGCCATTTATCAATTGTCCGCAGGGCAAACATGGCAGGAATAG
- a CDS encoding RNA-binding S4 domain-containing protein, translating into METPTQIRVDKWLWAVRQYKTRSLATKACEQGKIIIQGQAVKPSRHVKIGEEIKLKRTGLVKTLKVLNLTSNRLNAKLVSEYAEDLTPPEEIAAYKERASRVTIFRDPGTGRPTKRERRDLDDFMGEY; encoded by the coding sequence ATGGAAACACCAACACAAATACGTGTAGACAAATGGCTTTGGGCAGTCCGGCAATACAAAACCCGGTCACTGGCTACCAAAGCATGCGAACAAGGCAAAATTATCATTCAGGGACAAGCGGTAAAACCTTCCCGTCATGTTAAAATTGGCGAAGAAATTAAATTAAAAAGAACCGGATTGGTGAAAACACTGAAAGTCCTGAACCTGACTTCAAACAGGCTAAACGCGAAACTGGTATCTGAATATGCCGAAGATCTGACCCCACCGGAAGAAATCGCTGCTTACAAGGAAAGGGCATCAAGAGTTACTATTTTCAGGGATCCCGGAACAGGCAGACCTACCAAGCGGGAACGCAGGGATCTGGATGATTTTATGGGTGAATATTGA